The Nerophis ophidion isolate RoL-2023_Sa linkage group LG09, RoL_Noph_v1.0, whole genome shotgun sequence genome contains a region encoding:
- the LOC133559710 gene encoding regulator of G-protein signaling 7 isoform X2, translated as MIKNLVIEDQVEALHLGTLMAAHGYFFPISDHVLTLKDDGTFYRFQTPYFWPSNCWEPENTDYAVYLCKRTMQNKARLELADYEAESLARLQRAFARKWEFIFMQAEAQAKVDKKRDKLERKILDSQERAFWDVHRPVPGCVNTTEVDIKKSSRMKNPHKTRKSVYGLQNDIRAHSPTHTPAPEAKQPTEEELQDQITFWQLQLDRHRLKMSKVAESLLGYTEQYIEYDPFLTPPDPSNPWITDDTTLWELEASKEPGQQRVKRWAFGINEVLKDPVGREQFLKFLESEFSSENLRFWLAVQELKKRPIREVPSRVQEIWQEFLAPGAPSAINVDSKSYDKTTQNVKDPGRYAFEDAQEHIYKLMKSDSYSRFIRSSAYQELLQAKKKKSKNLF; from the exons TCGAGGCCCTTCACCTCGGAACGCTGATGGCCGCACACGGATACTTCTTCCCCATCTCGGACCATGTCCTCACTCTCAAAGATGACGGCACTTTCTACAGGTTTCAG ACTCCATACTTCTGGCCGTCAAACTGCTGGGAACCAGAAAACACAGACTATG CTGTCTACCTCTGCAAAAGAACGATGCAAAACAAAGCCCGCCTGGAGCTTGCAGACTACGAGGCG GAGAGCTTAGCCAGGCTACAGAGAGCATTCGCCAGGAAGTGGGAGTTCATTTTTATGCAAGCAGAAGCACAAGCAAA AGTGGATAAAAAACGGGACAAACTCGAGAGGAAAATTCTGGACAGTCAGGAAAGAGCATTCTGGGACGTGCACAGACCTGTG CCTGGCTGTGTCAACACAACAGAAGTGGACATCAAGAAGTCCTCAAGAATGAAAAATCCACACAAAACCCGAAAG TCGGTGTACGGCCTGCAGAACGACATCCGCGCACACAGCCCCACCCACACCCCCGCCCCCGAGGCCAAGCAGCCCACGGAGGAGGAGCTGCAGGACCAG ATCACGTTCTGGCAGTTGCAATTAGACCGACATCGACTGAAAATGTCCAAAGTGGCGGAGAG CTTGCTGGGCTACACGGAGCAGTACATCGAGTACGACCCCTTCCTCACGCCCCCAGACCCCTCCAACCCCTGGATCACGGATGACACCACGCTGTGGGAGCTGGAAGCAAG TAAGGAGCCCGGCCAGCAGAGGGTCAAGAGGTGGGCTTTCGGCATCAACGAGGTTCTTAAAGATCCTGTGGGGCGAGAACAGTTCCTCAAGTTTCTGGAGTCAGAGTTCAGCTCGGAGAATCTCAG GTTCTGGCTAGCGGTCCAGGAACTAAAGAAACGTCCCATCAGAGAAGTTCCCAGTCGGGTTCAGGAGATCTGGCAGGAGTTTTTGGCACCGGGCGCGCCCAGCGCCATCAACGTGGACTCCAAGAGCTACGACAAAACCACCCAGAATGTTAAAGACCCTGGACGCTATGCCTTTGAGGACGCACAG GAACACATCTACAAACTGATGAAGAGTGACTCTTACAGCCGCTTCATTCGTTCCAGTGCCTATCAGGAGCTGCTGCAGGCCAAGAAAAAG